One window of Aricia agestis chromosome 20, ilAriAges1.1, whole genome shotgun sequence genomic DNA carries:
- the LOC121737441 gene encoding uncharacterized protein LOC121737441, translated as MDTFSTMSHLNAILRLVSLSCIVRDRSTLRHSWSFYKASFHVIFLTTFTILSMYFKFYSIHGLSSFSFKDAIQFVYLLGYVQYLSDLYFVYKYRQLYLDYINMYDYIDRILGINYISIIKSRVTKICLVFLIFDLCCSVFDYTSWIFFYGWLIPTLYSVEYVFYLFKNLSIADMAANMYQLEYRLRAIGDLLENDKTSTITVKSVHKDIKLTVDAFDHKAYKLDLAALNQDRPEVILGISRCYLLLLDQADCINTMYGLRILVTSIIILITFIMSLNIIIRLVLGSMRVENQIVKCLIIFSTIFRVFGSCFVVNCGIHRFERCYRESERIIRIIDHNLINRNISPSTHRALHDLRDLILSRPLNFHAHNFYRLDYTFLVSVSSATVTYTIILLQNMQ; from the exons ATGGATACGTTTTCAACGATGAGTCACCTCAATGCGATCTTAAGATTAGTTAGTCTCTCTTGTATTGTTCGTGACAGGAGCACTCTGAGACATTCTTGGTCCTTCTACAAGGCCTCATTCCATGTTATCTTTCTCACCACCTTTACTATTTTGAGCATGTACTTCAAATTTTATTCCATCCACGGGCTTTCTTCCTTCAGTTTCAAAGATGCCATTCAATTTGTCTACTTGCTCGGCTACGTTCAGTACCTTAGCGATTTGTACTTCGTCTATAAGTACAGACAGCTGTATTTGGACTATATCAACATGTATGACTACATCGATAGAATTCTTGGCATCAACTACATCAGCATAATCAAGTCTAGAGTCACAAAAATCTGCTTAGTCTTTCTTATCTTCGATTTGTGCTGCAGTGTTTTTGACTACACCTCCTGGATATTCTTTTACGGTTGGCTTATTCCTACACTTTACTCTGTCGAATAcgttttttacctttttaaaaATTTGAGTATCGCTGATATGGCTGCGAATATGTATCAACTTGAATATCGACTCCGGGCGATTGGAGACTTATTAGAAAACGATAAAACAAGTACTATTACTGTGAAGTCAGTTCATAAAGATATTAAATTGACGGTCGATGCTTTTGATCATAAGGCTTATAAGTTAGATTTAGCGGCTCTCAATCAAGATCGACCAGAGGTGATATTGGGGATCTCAAGATGTTACCTTCTACTTTTAGATCAAGCTGACTGTATTAATACGATGTATGGTTTAAGA ATATTGGTGACCagcattataattttaataacattcatAATGTCACTTAACATTATTATCCGTTTGGTTCTGGGCTCTATG AGAGTGGAAAATCAAATCGTTAAGTGCTTAATCATCTTTTCGACAATTTTTCGAGTTTTTGGCAGTTGTTTTGTCGTCAATTGCGGCATCCATCGCTTCGAGAGGTGCTACAGAGAGTCAGAGAGGATTATTCGAATCATTGATCACAATCTAATCAACAGAAATATTT CTCCCTCCACCCACCGGGCTCTCCATGATCTCAGAGACCTCATTCTCTCCAGGCCTCTGAACTTCCACGCGCACAACTTCTACCGTCTCGACTACACCTTCCTTGTGTCTGTCAGCTCTGCCACCGTCACATACACTATCATACTGTTGCAGAATATGCAGTGA